A DNA window from Calditerricola satsumensis contains the following coding sequences:
- the thrB gene encoding homoserine kinase: protein MANASGYNAVDAGAERGCAPGMGAAARGPVVTARVPASTANLGPGFDAVGLALDRYVTVTLAGAARTSVIPRGSLLAGTPASEENLVYRAVRCVFDRLGRAVPPLRVEVESDIPLARGLGSSAAAIVGGLVAANAYLGEPLAREELLVMAAELEGHPDNVGAALFGGVVVAVRQEDGRVPYLRLPVPEDLVVVAAVPDVPLETAKARRVLPEAVTRRDAVYALGQTGLLVAAIATGRWDRLADAMRDRLHQPYRLPLIPGAERMVREAPAHGALGAALSGAGPTVVAFAFDGAERVAAFFRRVMAESGLPGTVWTFRPDTQGARAWRNEKAGER, encoded by the coding sequence GTGGCTAACGCATCGGGGTACAATGCGGTGGACGCCGGCGCGGAGAGGGGGTGCGCCCCAGGGATGGGCGCGGCGGCGCGCGGCCCGGTCGTCACCGCGCGCGTGCCGGCCAGCACGGCCAACCTCGGCCCCGGCTTCGACGCCGTGGGGCTGGCCCTCGACCGCTACGTCACCGTGACGCTGGCGGGCGCGGCGCGGACGAGCGTGATCCCGCGTGGCTCCCTGCTTGCCGGCACGCCGGCGTCGGAGGAGAACCTCGTCTATCGCGCCGTGCGATGCGTCTTTGACCGCCTTGGCCGCGCCGTTCCCCCGCTGCGCGTCGAGGTGGAGAGCGACATCCCCCTGGCCCGGGGGCTCGGCTCCAGCGCGGCGGCCATCGTCGGCGGGCTCGTGGCGGCCAACGCCTACCTGGGCGAGCCGCTGGCGCGGGAGGAGCTCTTGGTGATGGCGGCAGAGCTGGAAGGGCACCCCGACAACGTCGGGGCGGCGCTGTTCGGCGGCGTTGTCGTCGCCGTGCGGCAGGAGGACGGACGCGTGCCCTACCTGCGTCTCCCGGTGCCGGAGGACCTCGTCGTGGTGGCCGCCGTTCCAGACGTGCCCCTCGAGACAGCCAAGGCCCGCCGCGTGCTGCCCGAGGCCGTGACGCGGCGCGACGCCGTCTACGCCCTGGGGCAGACGGGCCTCCTTGTCGCCGCCATCGCCACCGGACGGTGGGACCGGCTGGCCGACGCCATGCGCGACCGGCTGCATCAGCCGTATCGCCTGCCGCTCATTCCCGGGGCGGAGCGCATGGTGCGGGAAGCGCCGGCGCACGGGGCCCTTGGGGCGGCCCTCAGCGGGGCCGGTCCCACCGTCGTCGCCTTCGCCTTTGACGGCGCCGAGCGCGTGGCCGCCTTTTTCCGCCGCGTGATGGCCGAAAGCGGCCTGCCCGGCACCGTGTGGACGTTCCGGCCCGACACCCAAGGGGCGCGCGCCTGGCGAAACGAGAAGGCGGGGGAGCGGTAG
- the thrC gene encoding threonine synthase, with protein sequence MEVPGILDTYAAYLPVTERTPKLTLHEGNTPLLFCPRLSEELDVELYVKYEGANPTGSFKDRGMVVAVAKAVEEGSRTVICASTGNTSASAAAYAARAGLSCIVLVPDGYVAVGKLAQAVMYGAEVLAVAGNFDQALAIVRSIAAHHGVTLVNSVNPYRIEGQKTAAFEICDVLGDAPDVLAIPVGNAGNITAYWKGFGEYRRAGRATRLPRMFGFEAEGAAAIVRGEPIAQPETVATAIRIGNPASWDGAVRAAKESGGRIDFVTDAEILDAYRKLARWEGIFAEPASSASVAGVAKMRRLGEIEAGAKVVCVLTGNGLKDPHTALEAVDLKPRRVAATEDAVWTAIQEVGGIRG encoded by the coding sequence ATTGAGGTGCCCGGCATTCTTGACACGTACGCCGCGTATCTCCCGGTAACCGAGCGCACGCCGAAGTTGACCCTGCACGAGGGCAACACGCCGCTCCTCTTCTGTCCACGCCTGTCGGAGGAGCTGGACGTCGAGCTGTACGTCAAGTACGAAGGGGCCAATCCCACCGGTTCGTTCAAGGACCGCGGCATGGTGGTCGCCGTGGCCAAGGCGGTAGAGGAGGGGAGCCGCACCGTCATCTGCGCCTCCACCGGCAACACCTCGGCGTCGGCGGCGGCCTACGCGGCGCGCGCCGGCCTCTCCTGCATCGTCCTTGTCCCCGACGGTTACGTGGCGGTTGGCAAGCTGGCCCAGGCCGTCATGTACGGGGCCGAGGTGCTGGCCGTTGCCGGAAACTTCGACCAGGCGCTGGCCATCGTGCGGTCCATCGCCGCGCATCATGGCGTCACCCTGGTCAACTCCGTCAACCCGTACCGCATCGAAGGGCAGAAGACGGCCGCCTTTGAAATCTGCGACGTCCTCGGCGACGCGCCGGACGTCCTGGCCATTCCCGTCGGCAACGCGGGGAACATTACCGCCTACTGGAAGGGCTTTGGCGAATACCGCCGCGCCGGACGCGCGACGCGCCTGCCGCGGATGTTTGGCTTCGAGGCCGAAGGGGCGGCGGCCATCGTGCGCGGCGAGCCGATCGCCCAGCCGGAGACGGTGGCCACGGCCATCCGCATCGGCAACCCGGCCAGCTGGGACGGGGCGGTGCGGGCGGCGAAGGAGTCCGGCGGGCGGATCGACTTTGTCACCGACGCGGAAATCCTCGACGCCTATCGCAAGCTGGCCCGCTGGGAGGGCATCTTCGCCGAGCCGGCCTCCAGCGCGTCGGTGGCCGGCGTGGCCAAGATGCGCCGCCTTGGGGAGATCGAGGCCGGGGCCAAGGTGGTGTGCGTGCTGACGGGAAACGGGCTGAAAGATCCCCACACGGCGCTGGAAGCGGTCGACCTCAAGCCGCGCCGCGTGGCGGCGACGGAGGACGCGGTGTGGACGGCGATTCAGGAAGTGGGTGGCATCCGTGGCTAA
- a CDS encoding homoserine dehydrogenase — MERTVNIGLMGLGTVGTGVVRLIEGHQEDLVHQTGVRIRIARILVRDPEKPRAIRVSRDLLTTDARDILDDPSIDVVVEVMGHIEPTRQYLLEALRRGKHVVTANKDLMALHGGEILSLAAERGCDVFYEASVAGGIPILRALVEGFSSDRITKLMGIVNGTTNYILTKMTREGADYAEALQEAQKLGYAEADPTSDVDGLDAARKMAILATLGFRTEVQLDEVDVTGIRKVTAEDIAYAKKLGYEIKLLGIAAQEDGLIEVSVEPTLVPQRHPLASVDGVMNAVYVYGEAVGETMFYGPGAGELPTATAVVSDLVTVVKNMKLGVNGRGMVAPYRPKALKTPEQMVAQYFLRLVVDDRTGVLAKITQLFADCDISLSQVLQEPFKGAGQAEIILVTHHATKKSKDEALARLAALDVVREIKSCYRVEGED, encoded by the coding sequence ATGGAACGGACGGTCAACATCGGCTTGATGGGGCTGGGCACGGTCGGCACGGGCGTCGTGCGCCTCATTGAAGGGCACCAGGAGGATCTCGTGCACCAGACGGGGGTGCGCATCCGCATCGCGCGCATCTTGGTGCGCGACCCGGAAAAGCCGCGGGCCATTCGCGTCAGCCGCGATCTGCTGACGACGGACGCGCGCGACATCCTCGACGATCCGTCCATCGATGTCGTCGTCGAAGTGATGGGGCACATCGAGCCGACGCGCCAGTATCTTTTGGAGGCGCTGCGCCGCGGCAAGCACGTCGTGACGGCCAACAAGGACCTGATGGCCCTTCACGGCGGGGAGATCCTGTCGCTGGCCGCCGAGCGGGGCTGCGACGTCTTTTACGAAGCGAGTGTCGCCGGGGGGATTCCCATCCTGCGGGCCCTCGTTGAGGGCTTCTCGTCCGACCGCATCACCAAGCTGATGGGCATCGTCAACGGCACGACGAACTACATCCTGACGAAAATGACGCGGGAAGGGGCCGACTACGCGGAGGCGCTCCAGGAGGCCCAGAAGCTCGGCTACGCCGAGGCCGACCCGACGTCGGACGTGGACGGGCTCGACGCGGCGCGCAAGATGGCCATCTTGGCCACCTTGGGCTTCCGCACCGAGGTGCAGCTCGACGAGGTGGACGTGACGGGCATCCGCAAGGTGACGGCCGAGGACATCGCCTACGCCAAAAAGCTGGGGTACGAAATCAAGCTGCTCGGCATCGCCGCCCAGGAGGACGGGCTGATTGAAGTCAGCGTGGAGCCGACGCTGGTTCCCCAGCGCCATCCGCTGGCCAGCGTGGACGGCGTGATGAACGCGGTGTACGTGTACGGCGAGGCCGTCGGGGAGACGATGTTCTACGGCCCCGGGGCCGGCGAGCTGCCGACGGCGACGGCGGTGGTGTCGGATCTCGTCACCGTGGTCAAGAACATGAAATTGGGCGTCAATGGCCGCGGCATGGTTGCGCCGTACCGCCCCAAGGCCCTCAAAACACCGGAGCAGATGGTGGCCCAGTATTTCCTGCGCCTCGTGGTGGACGACCGCACCGGTGTGCTGGCCAAGATCACGCAGCTCTTTGCCGACTGCGACATCAGCCTGTCCCAGGTGTTGCAGGAACCGTTCAAGGGAGCGGGCCAGGCCGAGATTATCCTGGTGACGCACCACGCGACGAAAAAGAGCAAGGACGAGGCGCTGGCGAGGTTGGCCGCCCTCGACGTGGTGCGCGAGATCAAAAGCTGCTACCGCGTAGAAGGAGAGGATTGA
- a CDS encoding ACT domain-containing protein, which yields MSTIQKQLSATGGRIVREEEQYYLVRADILPDSMLKTVEAKKLLESGEVETVQEAVERVGLSRSAYYKYKDGIFPFNAMMKEKIVTVSLHLEHRAGVLSRVLGYVAERGGNILTIHQTIPLQGLATVAMSVDTATLTVDMTAFLEGMQRLDGVKKALIVGQG from the coding sequence ATGTCCACTATACAAAAACAATTGTCCGCAACGGGAGGACGCATCGTGCGCGAGGAAGAACAGTACTACCTGGTTCGCGCCGACATCCTCCCCGACTCGATGCTCAAAACCGTCGAAGCCAAAAAGCTGCTCGAGTCGGGGGAGGTGGAAACGGTTCAGGAAGCCGTCGAACGGGTCGGCCTCAGCCGCAGCGCCTATTACAAGTACAAGGACGGCATCTTCCCGTTCAACGCGATGATGAAGGAGAAAATCGTCACCGTCTCGCTCCACCTCGAGCACCGCGCCGGCGTCCTGTCGCGGGTGCTCGGGTACGTGGCCGAGCGGGGCGGGAACATCCTGACCATCCACCAGACCATCCCCCTGCAGGGGCTGGCCACGGTGGCCATGTCGGTGGACACCGCAACGCTGACCGTGGACATGACCGCATTTTTGGAGGGGATGCAGCGCCTCGACGGCGTCAAAAAAGCGCTCATCGTCGGGCAGGGCTAG
- the obgE gene encoding GTPase ObgE, with product MFVDSVKIYVKGGDGGNGIVAFRREKYVPKGGPAGGDGGKGGDVVLEVDEGLSTLLDFRYQRHFKAPRGQNGKSKGQHGADAEDLVLKVPPGTMVYDDETGELLADLTRHGQRAVIARGGRGGRGNMRFATPANPAPEIAEKGEPGEERWVRLELKLLADVGLIGFPSVGKSTLLSVVSAAKPKIAPYPFTTLTPNLGVVDVDGERSFVLADLPGLIEGAHQGVGLGHQFLRHVERTRLLIHVVDIAGSEGRDPVEDYHKINEELRLYDERLASRPQVVAANKMDLPGAAENLERFRRAVPDVPVYPISAATRQGVRELVYAVADLLEKLPKEPFTREETEANEVKVFRAEPEPEPFTVRRENELFVVEGPRIEKLVAMTDFSREDSVRYFAHLMRRMGVEDALRAKGAKPGDTVRIGDMLFDFLEGEDE from the coding sequence GTGTTTGTGGACAGCGTCAAGATCTACGTCAAGGGCGGTGACGGCGGGAACGGTATCGTCGCCTTTCGCCGGGAAAAGTACGTGCCCAAGGGCGGTCCCGCCGGCGGAGACGGGGGCAAGGGCGGGGACGTGGTGCTGGAAGTGGACGAGGGCTTGTCGACGCTGCTGGACTTCCGCTACCAGCGCCACTTCAAGGCGCCACGCGGCCAAAACGGCAAGTCGAAGGGGCAGCACGGCGCCGACGCCGAGGACCTCGTCCTCAAGGTGCCCCCGGGCACGATGGTCTACGACGACGAAACGGGCGAGCTCCTCGCCGACCTGACGCGGCATGGGCAGCGGGCCGTCATCGCCCGCGGGGGCCGCGGCGGGCGGGGGAACATGCGCTTTGCCACGCCGGCCAACCCGGCGCCGGAGATCGCCGAGAAGGGCGAGCCGGGCGAAGAACGATGGGTGCGCCTGGAACTGAAATTGCTGGCCGACGTGGGCCTGATCGGCTTCCCCAGCGTCGGCAAGTCGACGCTCCTGTCCGTCGTCTCGGCGGCGAAGCCCAAGATCGCGCCTTATCCCTTCACCACCCTTACGCCCAATCTGGGTGTCGTCGACGTCGACGGCGAGCGCAGCTTTGTGCTGGCCGACCTGCCGGGCCTCATCGAGGGGGCGCATCAGGGCGTGGGGCTGGGGCACCAGTTCTTGCGCCACGTCGAGCGGACGCGCCTCCTCATCCATGTCGTCGACATCGCCGGTTCGGAAGGGCGCGATCCTGTGGAGGACTACCACAAGATCAACGAGGAGCTGCGATTGTACGACGAGCGTCTGGCGTCGCGGCCCCAGGTGGTGGCGGCCAACAAGATGGACCTTCCCGGCGCTGCGGAAAACCTGGAGCGCTTCCGCCGCGCCGTGCCCGACGTGCCGGTGTACCCGATCTCGGCGGCGACGCGCCAGGGCGTGCGCGAGCTCGTCTACGCCGTGGCCGACCTGTTGGAGAAGCTGCCCAAGGAACCCTTCACCCGCGAGGAAACCGAAGCGAACGAGGTTAAAGTGTTCCGGGCCGAGCCGGAACCGGAGCCGTTCACCGTGCGCCGGGAGAACGAGCTCTTTGTCGTCGAGGGGCCGCGCATCGAAAAGCTGGTCGCCATGACCGACTTTTCGCGGGAGGACAGCGTGCGGTACTTCGCCCACCTGATGCGCCGGATGGGCGTGGAAGACGCCCTGCGCGCCAAGGGCGCCAAACCGGGTGACACGGTGCGCATCGGTGACATGCTGTTTGACTTCCTCGAGGGCGAGGACGAGTAG
- a CDS encoding Spo0B domain-containing protein produces MGGWVAPLFLFWTALCLVMLPFVADLASFGLAASGLAALAGYAWVSRRRRRLGEAEVDRTWLEVLNRTRHDWLNHLQVLSGYGKLHQYGKMERYIQRVMEQAACESRLCHLGYPPLTRYLLACAAERGNMVVDVSVCADFSLERLTLSAADVCRVVQAVVETYRDAATGDGAVPNTLTLILENGDGRLHVRTRFAGRLDEAAFRKGLQRLARLLRALDGVLVDGTGEKEAERGKVRVSLVS; encoded by the coding sequence ATGGGAGGTTGGGTGGCGCCGCTTTTTTTGTTTTGGACGGCCCTTTGTTTGGTCATGCTGCCCTTTGTGGCGGATCTGGCTTCGTTTGGCCTGGCCGCCTCCGGACTGGCGGCGCTTGCGGGATACGCCTGGGTGTCCCGGCGCCGGCGGCGGCTTGGCGAGGCGGAAGTCGACCGGACGTGGCTGGAGGTGCTCAACCGGACCCGCCACGACTGGCTCAATCACCTGCAGGTGCTGTCGGGATACGGAAAACTCCACCAGTACGGGAAGATGGAGCGTTACATCCAGCGCGTCATGGAACAGGCGGCGTGCGAAAGCCGGCTGTGCCATCTCGGCTATCCCCCGCTGACGCGCTACCTGCTTGCCTGCGCCGCAGAGCGGGGCAACATGGTGGTTGACGTGTCGGTATGCGCCGATTTTTCCTTGGAGCGCCTGACCCTTTCCGCTGCCGACGTCTGCCGCGTGGTGCAGGCGGTGGTGGAAACATACCGGGACGCGGCGACGGGCGACGGCGCGGTTCCCAACACCCTGACGCTCATCCTGGAAAACGGGGATGGGCGGCTTCATGTCCGGACGCGCTTTGCGGGGCGGCTGGATGAAGCGGCCTTCCGCAAGGGTTTGCAGCGCCTTGCCCGGCTGCTTCGCGCGCTGGATGGGGTGTTGGTGGACGGCACGGGTGAAAAGGAGGCGGAACGGGGCAAGGTGCGCGTGTCCCTCGTCTCCTGA
- the rpmA gene encoding 50S ribosomal protein L27, translating to MLRVDLQFFAQKKGVGSTKNGRDSISKRLGVKRADGQFVKAGNILVRQRGTKIHPGLNVGRGGDDTLFAKVDGIVRFERLGKDRKRVSVYPVEANA from the coding sequence ATGCTGCGCGTGGATCTGCAATTCTTTGCCCAGAAAAAAGGCGTCGGCAGCACGAAGAACGGCCGCGACAGCATTTCGAAACGGCTGGGTGTGAAGCGCGCCGACGGCCAGTTTGTCAAGGCGGGCAACATCCTGGTTCGGCAGCGCGGCACGAAGATCCATCCGGGTCTGAACGTTGGCCGTGGCGGTGACGACACGCTGTTTGCCAAGGTGGACGGCATTGTCCGCTTTGAGCGCCTCGGCAAAGACCGCAAACGCGTCAGCGTCTACCCGGTGGAAGCGAATGCCTGA
- a CDS encoding ribosomal-processing cysteine protease Prp, translating into MIRVTVTRDDEGRIAAFRVAGHAGYAPRGQDIVCAAVSGIVFGMINAVERVLGVALEVETPARGDLSCRVPALADEALRARVNLLLEGMVAALQSLTVEYGRYVQVSDPHATGR; encoded by the coding sequence ATGATTCGCGTGACGGTCACCCGTGACGACGAGGGGCGCATCGCCGCCTTCCGCGTGGCGGGGCACGCCGGCTACGCGCCGCGCGGGCAGGACATTGTCTGCGCCGCCGTGTCGGGCATCGTTTTTGGCATGATTAACGCCGTCGAGCGCGTCCTCGGCGTGGCGTTGGAGGTGGAGACGCCGGCGCGCGGCGATTTGTCCTGCCGCGTCCCGGCGCTGGCCGACGAGGCCCTGCGTGCGCGCGTCAACCTGCTGTTGGAAGGCATGGTGGCCGCCCTTCAATCGCTCACGGTCGAATACGGACGGTATGTTCAGGTTTCCGATCCCCATGCTACAGGGAGGTGA
- the rplU gene encoding 50S ribosomal protein L21 — protein MYAIIETGGKQYKVQEGDVILVEKLDAQPGETVTFDRVLFVAKDGEVKAGNPTVSGATVVGNVVEHGKGRKIIVFKYKPKKNYHRKQGHRQPYTKVRIEKINA, from the coding sequence ATGTACGCGATCATCGAGACGGGCGGCAAGCAGTACAAGGTGCAGGAAGGCGATGTCATCCTGGTGGAGAAGCTGGACGCCCAGCCCGGCGAGACGGTCACGTTTGACCGGGTCTTGTTCGTGGCGAAGGACGGTGAGGTGAAGGCGGGCAATCCCACCGTTTCCGGCGCCACGGTGGTCGGGAACGTGGTGGAGCACGGAAAAGGGCGCAAGATCATCGTCTTCAAGTACAAGCCGAAGAAGAACTACCACCGCAAGCAAGGGCATCGCCAGCCGTACACCAAGGTGCGCATCGAGAAGATCAACGCATGA
- a CDS encoding M50 family metallopeptidase gives MSSAPGFSFRVHPLFWLVIGASVLTGAFVETVLLLSLVVMHELGHVWTGRAYGWRFRALTLFPFGGVAETDDEVGQYSPREEIVVALAGPAVNGAMAGVAWVCAAGELWPEAWARQFAAANLWLAGFNLLPIWPLDGGRVVHAVASLACPYRLALTITFGWSASVALLVLVWAWTAPQPRLHLLLLCLWLYREAASGYHERRLRFFRFLFARWRRGGDGPLRVVRADSSWTVLEALRHIKRGRHHRFELRAGGRRTGALTERRLLDALFRDKAPARRLLELVKG, from the coding sequence TTGAGTAGTGCGCCCGGCTTTTCCTTCCGCGTGCACCCCCTGTTTTGGTTGGTGATCGGGGCTTCGGTGTTGACCGGCGCCTTTGTGGAAACGGTGTTGCTCCTTTCCCTCGTGGTGATGCACGAGCTGGGCCATGTGTGGACCGGGCGGGCGTACGGGTGGCGGTTTCGCGCCCTGACGCTTTTTCCCTTTGGCGGGGTAGCGGAAACCGATGACGAGGTGGGGCAGTATTCGCCCCGAGAGGAAATCGTTGTCGCGCTGGCCGGGCCGGCGGTCAACGGCGCCATGGCCGGCGTGGCCTGGGTGTGCGCGGCAGGGGAGCTGTGGCCCGAGGCGTGGGCGCGCCAGTTTGCCGCGGCCAACCTTTGGCTGGCCGGCTTCAACCTGCTCCCCATCTGGCCCCTTGACGGCGGACGGGTGGTGCACGCCGTCGCCTCGCTGGCCTGTCCGTATCGCCTGGCCCTGACGATCACCTTTGGCTGGAGCGCGTCGGTGGCGCTGCTCGTGCTCGTGTGGGCGTGGACGGCGCCCCAACCGCGTCTGCACCTGCTCCTCTTGTGTCTGTGGCTGTACCGCGAAGCGGCCAGCGGGTATCACGAGCGGCGGCTGCGCTTCTTTCGCTTTCTCTTCGCCCGCTGGAGGCGGGGTGGCGATGGACCGCTGCGTGTGGTTAGGGCCGACAGCTCGTGGACGGTGCTCGAGGCCCTTCGGCACATCAAGCGGGGACGGCATCACCGGTTTGAGCTGCGCGCCGGGGGGCGAAGGACGGGAGCGTTAACCGAGCGGCGCCTTCTGGACGCGCTGTTTCGCGACAAGGCGCCGGCGCGGCGGCTTCTCGAGCTGGTCAAGGGCTAA
- a CDS encoding M23 family metallopeptidase: protein MWFDRDRLKQRRHARMRQILLGDRFVPDDRQREAYEMREGSWPYGGRPEWDLPAASVDGRRRGLLPTSRLRMQLILAAAVLVAGGLVREWPGTRGDAARQFVREALERDFNFQGVAAWYKAHIDAVPTFLPDIGAGTPPASPAFRAPVAGKVHTAFSADNPGVWLAATPGAPVRAAAEGLVLFAGKQGGAGYAVVLRHPGGYVSRYANLGQVRVKKDDWVRAGDELGAVAGEGQAKGLLYFALQKDGQPVDPAGVMALE from the coding sequence GTGTGGTTTGATCGCGACCGCCTCAAACAGCGTCGCCACGCGCGGATGCGGCAAATCCTGCTCGGCGACCGTTTTGTGCCCGACGACCGGCAGCGCGAGGCGTACGAGATGCGGGAGGGTTCGTGGCCGTATGGCGGCCGGCCGGAATGGGATCTCCCGGCGGCTTCCGTTGATGGGCGCCGGCGGGGCCTCCTTCCCACAAGCCGCCTGCGGATGCAGCTGATTCTGGCGGCTGCCGTCCTCGTTGCCGGGGGGCTGGTGCGCGAGTGGCCCGGGACGCGCGGCGACGCGGCGCGGCAATTTGTCCGCGAGGCGCTGGAGCGCGACTTCAATTTTCAGGGCGTGGCCGCGTGGTACAAGGCGCACATCGACGCCGTGCCCACCTTCCTGCCCGACATCGGCGCGGGCACGCCTCCCGCGTCGCCGGCCTTTCGCGCGCCCGTCGCCGGAAAGGTGCACACGGCCTTCTCCGCCGACAACCCGGGCGTGTGGCTCGCGGCGACGCCGGGGGCCCCCGTGCGGGCGGCGGCGGAGGGGCTCGTGCTGTTTGCCGGAAAACAAGGGGGAGCGGGGTATGCGGTCGTGCTGCGCCATCCCGGGGGATACGTGTCGCGATACGCCAATCTGGGCCAGGTGCGAGTGAAGAAGGACGATTGGGTGCGCGCCGGCGACGAATTGGGGGCGGTGGCCGGGGAAGGCCAGGCCAAGGGGTTGCTGTATTTCGCCCTTCAGAAGGACGGACAACCCGTCGATCCGGCGGGCGTGATGGCCCTTGAGTAG
- the rodA gene encoding rod shape-determining protein RodA, producing the protein MDIERRYLKRIDWAILFVLVALAVYSYIGISGANAQFGEEKKQIVWYAIGFGAMFAVLLFDYKWIGQLAYGLYGFGIVLLVLVLLFGTETNGAVSWFAFGPVKIQPSEFMKLFVILALARYLASREEEGDAPLQSASGLLTVIGMVALPVVLILKQPDLGTALVFCGILLSVLLVGGAPLRVFALLGLIGAAGFGLLAYLYAFHSEVFFKIIKPYQWARILAWLNPDYDPLGSSFQLKQSLIAIGSGQLFGRGLNGPTQARYGWVPEGQTDFVFTVIAERLGFLGASLLILLLFLLIYRLVRIGMTCKDPFGAYIVAGIVGMYVFQIFQNIGMTIQLMPITGIPLPFLSYGGSSLLTNLVTIGLVLNIHMRRRELIFD; encoded by the coding sequence GTGGACATCGAACGGCGGTACCTGAAGCGCATCGACTGGGCGATCCTCTTCGTTCTTGTGGCGCTTGCCGTCTACAGCTATATCGGCATCTCCGGCGCCAACGCGCAATTTGGCGAGGAGAAGAAGCAAATCGTTTGGTACGCCATCGGCTTTGGGGCCATGTTTGCCGTCCTTCTCTTCGATTACAAGTGGATCGGCCAGTTGGCATATGGGCTGTACGGCTTTGGAATCGTGTTGCTCGTGCTGGTGCTCCTGTTCGGCACCGAGACGAACGGGGCCGTCAGCTGGTTTGCGTTCGGACCCGTCAAAATCCAACCCTCTGAGTTTATGAAACTCTTTGTGATCTTGGCGTTGGCCCGGTACCTCGCCAGCCGCGAGGAAGAGGGGGATGCGCCGCTTCAGTCGGCATCCGGGCTGCTGACGGTTATCGGGATGGTGGCCTTGCCGGTTGTTCTCATTCTCAAGCAACCCGATTTGGGGACGGCCCTCGTGTTCTGCGGCATCTTGCTGAGCGTGCTGCTCGTCGGCGGGGCGCCCCTGCGCGTGTTCGCCCTATTGGGCCTCATCGGCGCTGCGGGATTTGGCCTTTTGGCGTACTTGTACGCGTTTCATTCCGAGGTGTTTTTCAAGATCATCAAGCCGTACCAATGGGCGCGCATCCTGGCATGGCTCAATCCGGATTATGACCCGCTCGGCAGCAGCTTTCAGCTGAAGCAGTCGCTCATCGCCATCGGCTCGGGCCAGCTGTTTGGGCGCGGGTTGAACGGGCCGACGCAAGCCCGCTACGGTTGGGTGCCGGAAGGGCAGACCGACTTCGTCTTCACCGTCATCGCCGAACGCCTGGGGTTTTTGGGGGCCAGCTTGCTGATCCTGCTGTTGTTCCTCCTCATCTACCGCCTGGTGCGGATCGGCATGACGTGCAAGGATCCGTTCGGAGCCTATATCGTGGCCGGCATCGTCGGGATGTACGTGTTTCAGATCTTCCAAAACATCGGCATGACCATCCAGCTTATGCCCATCACCGGGATTCCGCTGCCCTTCCTCAGCTATGGGGGGAGCTCCCTGCTTACCAACCTCGTGACCATCGGGCTCGTGCTGAACATCCACATGCGCCGGCGCGAACTGATCTTCGATTAG